The proteins below come from a single Anguilla rostrata isolate EN2019 chromosome 3, ASM1855537v3, whole genome shotgun sequence genomic window:
- the ogt.1 gene encoding UDP-N-acetylglucosamine--peptide N-acetylglucosaminyltransferase 110 kDa subunit isoform X2, translated as MASSVGNVADSTEPTKRLLSFQGLAELAHREYQSGDFEAAERHCMQLWRQEPDNTGVLLLLSSIHFQCRRLDRSAHFSTLAIKQNPMLAEAYSNLGNVYKERGQLQEAIEHYRHALRLKPDFIDGYINLAAALVAAGDMEGAVQAYVSALQYNPDLYCVRSDLGNLLKALGRLEEAKACYLKAIETQPNFAVAWSNLGCVFNAQGEIWLAIHHFEKAVTLDPNFLDAYINLGNVLKEARIFDRAVAGYLRALSLSPNHAVVHGNLACVYYEQGLIDLAIDTYRRAIELQPHFPDAYCNLANALKEKGNVSEAEECYNTALRLCPTHADSLNNLANIKREQGNIEEAVSLYRKALEVFPEFAAAHSNLASVLQQQGKLQEALMHYKEAIRISPTFADAYSNMGNTLKEMQDVQGALQCYTRAIQINPAFADAHSNLASIHKDSGNIPDAIASYRTALKLKPDFPDAYCNLAHCLQIVCDWTDYDERMKKLVSIVADQLDKNRLPSVHPHHSMLYPLSHGFRKAIAERHGNLCLDKINALHKPAYEHPKDLKASGGRLRVGYVSSDFGNHPTSHLMQSIPGMHNSEKFEVFCYALSPDDSTNFRVKVMAEAHHFTDLSQIPCNGKAADQIHQDGVHILVNMNGYTKGARNELFALRPAPIQAMWLGYPGTSGAPFMDYILSDKDTSPLEVAEQYSEKLAYMPNTFFIGDHANMFPHLKKKAVIDFKSNGHIFDNRIVLNGIDLKAFLDSLPDVKVVKMKCDGQEAGDSNGALSMPVIPMNTAAEAIINMINQGQIQVTINGFTVSNGLATTQIFTLEEVVVSGTISLEINNKAATGEEVPRTVVVTTRSQYGLPEDSIVYCNFNQLYKIDPPTLQMWANILKRVPNSVLWLLRFPAVGEPNIQQYAQNMGLPAARIIFSPVAPKEEHVRRGQLADVCLDTPLCNGHTTGMDVLWAGTPMVTMPGETLASRVAASQLTCLGCLELIAHSRQEYEDVAVKLGTDMEYLKMVRARVWKQRICSPLFNTKQYTMDLEKLYLQMWERYAAGGKPDHIVSIQPLEASESA; from the exons ATGGCGAGCTCCGTTGGAAACGTGGCTGACAGCACAG AACCGACCAAACGTTTGCTTTCCTTCCAAGGGTTGGCAGAGCTGGCACACCGGGAGTACCAGTCTGGGGACTTTGAGGCCGCAGAGCGGCACTGCATGCAGCTATGGAGGCAGGAGCCCGACAACACtggggtgctgctgctgctctcctccATACACTTCCAGTGTCGGCGGCTCGacag GTCGGCCCACTTCAGCACCCTGGCCATCAAGCAGAACCCCATGCTGGCGGAGGCCTACTCCAACCTGGGCAACGTCTACAAGGAGCGCGGCCAGCTGCAGGAGGCCATCGAGCACTACCGGCACGCGCTGCGGCTCAAGCCCGACTTCATCGACGGATACATCAACCTGGCCGCCGCGCTGGTCGCCGCCGGCGACATGGAGGGCGCCGTGCAGGCCTACGTGTCCGCCCTGCAGTACAATCCC GATCTGTATTGTGTGCGCAGCGACCTTGGAAACTTGCTCAAAGCCCTCGGGCGACTGGAAGAGGCCAAG GCCTGTTACCTGAAAGCAATCGAGACTCAGCCTAACTTTGCGGTGGCTTGGAGCAACTTGGGGTGTGTGTTTAATGCCCAGGGAGAGATCTGGCTGGCCATACATCACTTTGAAAAG GCTGTGACGTTGGACCCTAACTTCCTGGATGCCTATATCAATTTAGGGAACGTCTTGAAAGAGGCTCGTATTTTTGACAG GGCCGTCGCCGGCTATCTCCGGGCCCTGAGCCTGAGCCCCAACCACGCCGTCGTCCACGGCAACCTGGCCTGCGTCTACTACGAGCAGGGCCTGATCGACCTGGCCATCGACACGTACCGGCGCGCCATCGAGCTGCAGCCCCACTTCCCCGACGCCTACTGCAACCTGGCCAACGCCCTGAAGGAGAAGGGCAAT GTGTCCGAGGCGGAGGAGTGCTACAACACGGCCCTCCGGCTGTGCCCCACCCACGCAGACTCCCTCAACAACCTGGCCAACATCAAGAGGGAGCAGGGCAACATCGAGGAGGCCGTGTCACTGTACAGGAAGGCCCTGGAG GTGTTCCCCGAGTTTGCGGCAGCCCACTCTAACCTGGCTAGCGTGCTGCAACAGCAGGGAAAGCTCCAGGAAGCCCTGATGCATTACAAGGAGGCCATCAG GATCAGCCCCACCTTTGCCGACGCCTACTCCAACATGGGCAACACGCTGAAGGAGATGCAGGACGTGCAGGGCGCGCTGCAGTGCTACACCCGCGCCATCCAGATCAACCCCGCCTTCGCCGACGCCCACAGCAACCTGGCCTCCATACACaag GACTCTGGAAACATCCCAGATGCCATTGCATCTTACCGCACAGCCCTGAAGCTGAAGCCTGACTTTCCCGATGCCTACTGCAACCTGGCACACTGCCTGCAG ATTGTGTGTGACTGGACCGACTACGACGAGCGCATGAAGAAGCTGGTGAGCATCGTGGCCGACCAGCTGGACAAGAACCGCCTGCCGTCGGTGCACCCCCACCACAGCATGCTGTACCCCCTCTCCCACGGCTTCCGCAAGGCCATCGCGGAGAGGCACGGCAACCTGTGCCTGGACAAG ATCAACGCGCTCCACAAGCCGGCTTACGAGCACCCCAAGGATCTGAAGGCGAGCGGAGGGCGCCTGCGCGTGGGCTACGTCAGCTCCGATTTCGGGAACCACCCCACGTCCCACCTCATGCAGTCCATCCCTGGCATGCACAACTCCGAGAAGTTTGAG gtGTTCTGTTACGCCCTCAGCCCGGATGACAGCACCAACTTCCGCGTGAAGGTGATGGCGGAGGCCCACCATTTTACAGACCTGTCTCAG ATCCCCTGCAATGGGAAGGCCGCAGACCAAATCCACCAGGACGGGGTCCACATCCTGGTCAACATGAACGGCTACACCAAGGGAGCGCGCAACGAGCTGTTTGCCCTGCGGCCTGCCCCCATTCAG GCCATGTGGCTGGGCTACCCAGGCACCAGCGGAGCTCCCTTCATGGACTACATCCTCTCTGACAAGGACACGTCCCCACTGGAGGTGGCGGAGCAGTACTCTGAGAAGCTGGCCTACATGCCCAACACCTTCTTTATCGGGGACCATGCCAACATGTTCCCACACCTCAAg AAAAAGGCAGTGATTGACTTCAAATCAAACGGACACATTTTTGACAATCGCATTGTGCTGAACGGCATTGATCTGAAGGCCTTCCTAGACAGCCTGCCGGACGTCAAAGTAGTGAAG ATGAAGTGCGACGGGCAGGAGGCCGGCGACAGCAACGGCGCCCTCTCCATGCCGGTCATCCCCATGAACACGGCCGCCGAGGCCATCATCAACATGATCAACCAGGGCCAGATCCAGGTCACCATCAACGGCTTCACCGTCAGCAACGGGCTGGCTACCACCCAG ATATTTACTTTGGAGGAGGTTGTAGTATCTGGGACTATATCCTTGGAG ATCAACAACAAGGCTGCTACCGGAGAGGAGGTCCCACGCACGGTCGTCGTGACGACGCGCTCTCAGTACGGGCTCCCGGAGGACTCCATCGTCTACTGCAATTTCAACCAGCTCTACAAAATCGACCCACCCACTCTGCAGATGTGGGCTAAC ATCCTGAAGCGCGTGCCCAACAGCGTGCTGTGGCTCCTGCGCTTCCCGGCCGTGGGCGAGCCCAACATCCAGCAGTACGCCCAGAACATGGGCCTGCCCGCCGCCCGCATCATCTTCTCGCCCGTGGCGCCCAAGGAGGAGCACGTGCGGCGGGGCCAGCTGGCCGACGTGTGCCTGGACACGCCGCTCTGCAACGGCCACACCACCGGCATGGACGTGCTGTGGGCCGGCACGCCCATGGTCACCATGCCag GTGAAACCCTGGCCTCCCGAGTGGCTGCCTCCCAGCTGACCTGTCTGGGCTGTCTTGAGCTCATTGCGCACAGTCGCCAAGAGTACGAGGATGTGGCTGTTAAGCTAGGCACCGACATGGAATA CCTGAAGATGGTCCGTGCTCGCGTGTGGAAGCAGCGCATCTGCAGCCCGCTCTTCAACACCAAGCAGTACACCATGGACCTGGAGAAGCTCTACCTGCAGATGTGGGAGCGCTACGCCGCCGGGGGCAAGCCCGACCACATCGTCAGCATCCAGCCCCTGGAGGCCAGCGAAAGCGCCTGA
- the ogt.1 gene encoding UDP-N-acetylglucosamine--peptide N-acetylglucosaminyltransferase 110 kDa subunit isoform X4: protein MASSVGNVADSTGLAELAHREYQSGDFEAAERHCMQLWRQEPDNTGVLLLLSSIHFQCRRLDRSAHFSTLAIKQNPMLAEAYSNLGNVYKERGQLQEAIEHYRHALRLKPDFIDGYINLAAALVAAGDMEGAVQAYVSALQYNPDLYCVRSDLGNLLKALGRLEEAKACYLKAIETQPNFAVAWSNLGCVFNAQGEIWLAIHHFEKAVTLDPNFLDAYINLGNVLKEARIFDRAVAGYLRALSLSPNHAVVHGNLACVYYEQGLIDLAIDTYRRAIELQPHFPDAYCNLANALKEKGNVSEAEECYNTALRLCPTHADSLNNLANIKREQGNIEEAVSLYRKALEVFPEFAAAHSNLASVLQQQGKLQEALMHYKEAIRISPTFADAYSNMGNTLKEMQDVQGALQCYTRAIQINPAFADAHSNLASIHKDSGNIPDAIASYRTALKLKPDFPDAYCNLAHCLQIVCDWTDYDERMKKLVSIVADQLDKNRLPSVHPHHSMLYPLSHGFRKAIAERHGNLCLDKINALHKPAYEHPKDLKASGGRLRVGYVSSDFGNHPTSHLMQSIPGMHNSEKFEVFCYALSPDDSTNFRVKVMAEAHHFTDLSQIPCNGKAADQIHQDGVHILVNMNGYTKGARNELFALRPAPIQAMWLGYPGTSGAPFMDYILSDKDTSPLEVAEQYSEKLAYMPNTFFIGDHANMFPHLKKKAVIDFKSNGHIFDNRIVLNGIDLKAFLDSLPDVKVVKMKCDGQEAGDSNGALSMPVIPMNTAAEAIINMINQGQIQVTINGFTVSNGLATTQIFTLEEVVVSGTISLEINNKAATGEEVPRTVVVTTRSQYGLPEDSIVYCNFNQLYKIDPPTLQMWANILKRVPNSVLWLLRFPAVGEPNIQQYAQNMGLPAARIIFSPVAPKEEHVRRGQLADVCLDTPLCNGHTTGMDVLWAGTPMVTMPGETLASRVAASQLTCLGCLELIAHSRQEYEDVAVKLGTDMEYLKMVRARVWKQRICSPLFNTKQYTMDLEKLYLQMWERYAAGGKPDHIVSIQPLEASESA from the exons ATGGCGAGCTCCGTTGGAAACGTGGCTGACAGCACAG GGTTGGCAGAGCTGGCACACCGGGAGTACCAGTCTGGGGACTTTGAGGCCGCAGAGCGGCACTGCATGCAGCTATGGAGGCAGGAGCCCGACAACACtggggtgctgctgctgctctcctccATACACTTCCAGTGTCGGCGGCTCGacag GTCGGCCCACTTCAGCACCCTGGCCATCAAGCAGAACCCCATGCTGGCGGAGGCCTACTCCAACCTGGGCAACGTCTACAAGGAGCGCGGCCAGCTGCAGGAGGCCATCGAGCACTACCGGCACGCGCTGCGGCTCAAGCCCGACTTCATCGACGGATACATCAACCTGGCCGCCGCGCTGGTCGCCGCCGGCGACATGGAGGGCGCCGTGCAGGCCTACGTGTCCGCCCTGCAGTACAATCCC GATCTGTATTGTGTGCGCAGCGACCTTGGAAACTTGCTCAAAGCCCTCGGGCGACTGGAAGAGGCCAAG GCCTGTTACCTGAAAGCAATCGAGACTCAGCCTAACTTTGCGGTGGCTTGGAGCAACTTGGGGTGTGTGTTTAATGCCCAGGGAGAGATCTGGCTGGCCATACATCACTTTGAAAAG GCTGTGACGTTGGACCCTAACTTCCTGGATGCCTATATCAATTTAGGGAACGTCTTGAAAGAGGCTCGTATTTTTGACAG GGCCGTCGCCGGCTATCTCCGGGCCCTGAGCCTGAGCCCCAACCACGCCGTCGTCCACGGCAACCTGGCCTGCGTCTACTACGAGCAGGGCCTGATCGACCTGGCCATCGACACGTACCGGCGCGCCATCGAGCTGCAGCCCCACTTCCCCGACGCCTACTGCAACCTGGCCAACGCCCTGAAGGAGAAGGGCAAT GTGTCCGAGGCGGAGGAGTGCTACAACACGGCCCTCCGGCTGTGCCCCACCCACGCAGACTCCCTCAACAACCTGGCCAACATCAAGAGGGAGCAGGGCAACATCGAGGAGGCCGTGTCACTGTACAGGAAGGCCCTGGAG GTGTTCCCCGAGTTTGCGGCAGCCCACTCTAACCTGGCTAGCGTGCTGCAACAGCAGGGAAAGCTCCAGGAAGCCCTGATGCATTACAAGGAGGCCATCAG GATCAGCCCCACCTTTGCCGACGCCTACTCCAACATGGGCAACACGCTGAAGGAGATGCAGGACGTGCAGGGCGCGCTGCAGTGCTACACCCGCGCCATCCAGATCAACCCCGCCTTCGCCGACGCCCACAGCAACCTGGCCTCCATACACaag GACTCTGGAAACATCCCAGATGCCATTGCATCTTACCGCACAGCCCTGAAGCTGAAGCCTGACTTTCCCGATGCCTACTGCAACCTGGCACACTGCCTGCAG ATTGTGTGTGACTGGACCGACTACGACGAGCGCATGAAGAAGCTGGTGAGCATCGTGGCCGACCAGCTGGACAAGAACCGCCTGCCGTCGGTGCACCCCCACCACAGCATGCTGTACCCCCTCTCCCACGGCTTCCGCAAGGCCATCGCGGAGAGGCACGGCAACCTGTGCCTGGACAAG ATCAACGCGCTCCACAAGCCGGCTTACGAGCACCCCAAGGATCTGAAGGCGAGCGGAGGGCGCCTGCGCGTGGGCTACGTCAGCTCCGATTTCGGGAACCACCCCACGTCCCACCTCATGCAGTCCATCCCTGGCATGCACAACTCCGAGAAGTTTGAG gtGTTCTGTTACGCCCTCAGCCCGGATGACAGCACCAACTTCCGCGTGAAGGTGATGGCGGAGGCCCACCATTTTACAGACCTGTCTCAG ATCCCCTGCAATGGGAAGGCCGCAGACCAAATCCACCAGGACGGGGTCCACATCCTGGTCAACATGAACGGCTACACCAAGGGAGCGCGCAACGAGCTGTTTGCCCTGCGGCCTGCCCCCATTCAG GCCATGTGGCTGGGCTACCCAGGCACCAGCGGAGCTCCCTTCATGGACTACATCCTCTCTGACAAGGACACGTCCCCACTGGAGGTGGCGGAGCAGTACTCTGAGAAGCTGGCCTACATGCCCAACACCTTCTTTATCGGGGACCATGCCAACATGTTCCCACACCTCAAg AAAAAGGCAGTGATTGACTTCAAATCAAACGGACACATTTTTGACAATCGCATTGTGCTGAACGGCATTGATCTGAAGGCCTTCCTAGACAGCCTGCCGGACGTCAAAGTAGTGAAG ATGAAGTGCGACGGGCAGGAGGCCGGCGACAGCAACGGCGCCCTCTCCATGCCGGTCATCCCCATGAACACGGCCGCCGAGGCCATCATCAACATGATCAACCAGGGCCAGATCCAGGTCACCATCAACGGCTTCACCGTCAGCAACGGGCTGGCTACCACCCAG ATATTTACTTTGGAGGAGGTTGTAGTATCTGGGACTATATCCTTGGAG ATCAACAACAAGGCTGCTACCGGAGAGGAGGTCCCACGCACGGTCGTCGTGACGACGCGCTCTCAGTACGGGCTCCCGGAGGACTCCATCGTCTACTGCAATTTCAACCAGCTCTACAAAATCGACCCACCCACTCTGCAGATGTGGGCTAAC ATCCTGAAGCGCGTGCCCAACAGCGTGCTGTGGCTCCTGCGCTTCCCGGCCGTGGGCGAGCCCAACATCCAGCAGTACGCCCAGAACATGGGCCTGCCCGCCGCCCGCATCATCTTCTCGCCCGTGGCGCCCAAGGAGGAGCACGTGCGGCGGGGCCAGCTGGCCGACGTGTGCCTGGACACGCCGCTCTGCAACGGCCACACCACCGGCATGGACGTGCTGTGGGCCGGCACGCCCATGGTCACCATGCCag GTGAAACCCTGGCCTCCCGAGTGGCTGCCTCCCAGCTGACCTGTCTGGGCTGTCTTGAGCTCATTGCGCACAGTCGCCAAGAGTACGAGGATGTGGCTGTTAAGCTAGGCACCGACATGGAATA CCTGAAGATGGTCCGTGCTCGCGTGTGGAAGCAGCGCATCTGCAGCCCGCTCTTCAACACCAAGCAGTACACCATGGACCTGGAGAAGCTCTACCTGCAGATGTGGGAGCGCTACGCCGCCGGGGGCAAGCCCGACCACATCGTCAGCATCCAGCCCCTGGAGGCCAGCGAAAGCGCCTGA
- the ogt.1 gene encoding UDP-N-acetylglucosamine--peptide N-acetylglucosaminyltransferase 110 kDa subunit isoform X5 yields the protein MASSVGNVADSTEPTKRLLSFQGLAELAHREYQSGDFEAAERHCMQLWRQEPDNTGVLLLLSSIHFQCRRLDRSAHFSTLAIKQNPMLAEAYSNLGNVYKERGQLQEAIEHYRHALRLKPDFIDGYINLAAALVAAGDMEGAVQAYVSALQYNPDLYCVRSDLGNLLKALGRLEEAKACYLKAIETQPNFAVAWSNLGCVFNAQGEIWLAIHHFEKAVTLDPNFLDAYINLGNVLKEARIFDRAVAGYLRALSLSPNHAVVHGNLACVYYEQGLIDLAIDTYRRAIELQPHFPDAYCNLANALKEKGNVRMYTVSEAEECYNTALRLCPTHADSLNNLANIKREQGNIEEAVSLYRKALEVFPEFAAAHSNLASVLQQQGKLQEALMHYKEAIRISPTFADAYSNMGNTLKEMQDVQGALQCYTRAIQINPAFADAHSNLASIHKDSGNIPDAIASYRTALKLKPDFPDAYCNLAHCLQIVCDWTDYDERMKKLVSIVADQLDKNRLPSVHPHHSMLYPLSHGFRKAIAERHGNLCLDKINALHKPAYEHPKDLKASGGRLRVGYVSSDFGNHPTSHLMQSIPGMHNSEKFEVFCYALSPDDSTNFRVKVMAEAHHFTDLSQIPCNGKAADQIHQDGVHILVNMNGYTKGARNELFALRPAPIQAMWLGYPGTSGAPFMDYILSDKDTSPLEVAEQYSEKLAYMPNTFFIGDHANMFPHLKKKAVIDFKSNGHIFDNRIVLNGIDLKAFLDSLPDVKVVKMKCDGQEAGDSNGALSMPVIPMNTAAEAIINMINQGQIQVTINGFTVSNGLATTQINNKAATGEEVPRTVVVTTRSQYGLPEDSIVYCNFNQLYKIDPPTLQMWANILKRVPNSVLWLLRFPAVGEPNIQQYAQNMGLPAARIIFSPVAPKEEHVRRGQLADVCLDTPLCNGHTTGMDVLWAGTPMVTMPGETLASRVAASQLTCLGCLELIAHSRQEYEDVAVKLGTDMEYLKMVRARVWKQRICSPLFNTKQYTMDLEKLYLQMWERYAAGGKPDHIVSIQPLEASESA from the exons ATGGCGAGCTCCGTTGGAAACGTGGCTGACAGCACAG AACCGACCAAACGTTTGCTTTCCTTCCAAGGGTTGGCAGAGCTGGCACACCGGGAGTACCAGTCTGGGGACTTTGAGGCCGCAGAGCGGCACTGCATGCAGCTATGGAGGCAGGAGCCCGACAACACtggggtgctgctgctgctctcctccATACACTTCCAGTGTCGGCGGCTCGacag GTCGGCCCACTTCAGCACCCTGGCCATCAAGCAGAACCCCATGCTGGCGGAGGCCTACTCCAACCTGGGCAACGTCTACAAGGAGCGCGGCCAGCTGCAGGAGGCCATCGAGCACTACCGGCACGCGCTGCGGCTCAAGCCCGACTTCATCGACGGATACATCAACCTGGCCGCCGCGCTGGTCGCCGCCGGCGACATGGAGGGCGCCGTGCAGGCCTACGTGTCCGCCCTGCAGTACAATCCC GATCTGTATTGTGTGCGCAGCGACCTTGGAAACTTGCTCAAAGCCCTCGGGCGACTGGAAGAGGCCAAG GCCTGTTACCTGAAAGCAATCGAGACTCAGCCTAACTTTGCGGTGGCTTGGAGCAACTTGGGGTGTGTGTTTAATGCCCAGGGAGAGATCTGGCTGGCCATACATCACTTTGAAAAG GCTGTGACGTTGGACCCTAACTTCCTGGATGCCTATATCAATTTAGGGAACGTCTTGAAAGAGGCTCGTATTTTTGACAG GGCCGTCGCCGGCTATCTCCGGGCCCTGAGCCTGAGCCCCAACCACGCCGTCGTCCACGGCAACCTGGCCTGCGTCTACTACGAGCAGGGCCTGATCGACCTGGCCATCGACACGTACCGGCGCGCCATCGAGCTGCAGCCCCACTTCCCCGACGCCTACTGCAACCTGGCCAACGCCCTGAAGGAGAAGGGCAATGTAAGGATGtacacg GTGTCCGAGGCGGAGGAGTGCTACAACACGGCCCTCCGGCTGTGCCCCACCCACGCAGACTCCCTCAACAACCTGGCCAACATCAAGAGGGAGCAGGGCAACATCGAGGAGGCCGTGTCACTGTACAGGAAGGCCCTGGAG GTGTTCCCCGAGTTTGCGGCAGCCCACTCTAACCTGGCTAGCGTGCTGCAACAGCAGGGAAAGCTCCAGGAAGCCCTGATGCATTACAAGGAGGCCATCAG GATCAGCCCCACCTTTGCCGACGCCTACTCCAACATGGGCAACACGCTGAAGGAGATGCAGGACGTGCAGGGCGCGCTGCAGTGCTACACCCGCGCCATCCAGATCAACCCCGCCTTCGCCGACGCCCACAGCAACCTGGCCTCCATACACaag GACTCTGGAAACATCCCAGATGCCATTGCATCTTACCGCACAGCCCTGAAGCTGAAGCCTGACTTTCCCGATGCCTACTGCAACCTGGCACACTGCCTGCAG ATTGTGTGTGACTGGACCGACTACGACGAGCGCATGAAGAAGCTGGTGAGCATCGTGGCCGACCAGCTGGACAAGAACCGCCTGCCGTCGGTGCACCCCCACCACAGCATGCTGTACCCCCTCTCCCACGGCTTCCGCAAGGCCATCGCGGAGAGGCACGGCAACCTGTGCCTGGACAAG ATCAACGCGCTCCACAAGCCGGCTTACGAGCACCCCAAGGATCTGAAGGCGAGCGGAGGGCGCCTGCGCGTGGGCTACGTCAGCTCCGATTTCGGGAACCACCCCACGTCCCACCTCATGCAGTCCATCCCTGGCATGCACAACTCCGAGAAGTTTGAG gtGTTCTGTTACGCCCTCAGCCCGGATGACAGCACCAACTTCCGCGTGAAGGTGATGGCGGAGGCCCACCATTTTACAGACCTGTCTCAG ATCCCCTGCAATGGGAAGGCCGCAGACCAAATCCACCAGGACGGGGTCCACATCCTGGTCAACATGAACGGCTACACCAAGGGAGCGCGCAACGAGCTGTTTGCCCTGCGGCCTGCCCCCATTCAG GCCATGTGGCTGGGCTACCCAGGCACCAGCGGAGCTCCCTTCATGGACTACATCCTCTCTGACAAGGACACGTCCCCACTGGAGGTGGCGGAGCAGTACTCTGAGAAGCTGGCCTACATGCCCAACACCTTCTTTATCGGGGACCATGCCAACATGTTCCCACACCTCAAg AAAAAGGCAGTGATTGACTTCAAATCAAACGGACACATTTTTGACAATCGCATTGTGCTGAACGGCATTGATCTGAAGGCCTTCCTAGACAGCCTGCCGGACGTCAAAGTAGTGAAG ATGAAGTGCGACGGGCAGGAGGCCGGCGACAGCAACGGCGCCCTCTCCATGCCGGTCATCCCCATGAACACGGCCGCCGAGGCCATCATCAACATGATCAACCAGGGCCAGATCCAGGTCACCATCAACGGCTTCACCGTCAGCAACGGGCTGGCTACCACCCAG ATCAACAACAAGGCTGCTACCGGAGAGGAGGTCCCACGCACGGTCGTCGTGACGACGCGCTCTCAGTACGGGCTCCCGGAGGACTCCATCGTCTACTGCAATTTCAACCAGCTCTACAAAATCGACCCACCCACTCTGCAGATGTGGGCTAAC ATCCTGAAGCGCGTGCCCAACAGCGTGCTGTGGCTCCTGCGCTTCCCGGCCGTGGGCGAGCCCAACATCCAGCAGTACGCCCAGAACATGGGCCTGCCCGCCGCCCGCATCATCTTCTCGCCCGTGGCGCCCAAGGAGGAGCACGTGCGGCGGGGCCAGCTGGCCGACGTGTGCCTGGACACGCCGCTCTGCAACGGCCACACCACCGGCATGGACGTGCTGTGGGCCGGCACGCCCATGGTCACCATGCCag GTGAAACCCTGGCCTCCCGAGTGGCTGCCTCCCAGCTGACCTGTCTGGGCTGTCTTGAGCTCATTGCGCACAGTCGCCAAGAGTACGAGGATGTGGCTGTTAAGCTAGGCACCGACATGGAATA CCTGAAGATGGTCCGTGCTCGCGTGTGGAAGCAGCGCATCTGCAGCCCGCTCTTCAACACCAAGCAGTACACCATGGACCTGGAGAAGCTCTACCTGCAGATGTGGGAGCGCTACGCCGCCGGGGGCAAGCCCGACCACATCGTCAGCATCCAGCCCCTGGAGGCCAGCGAAAGCGCCTGA